Sequence from the Fulvivirga ligni genome:
GTTTTCAGGATCAGGAACGGTATTTAATACAAGAATACCACCTATTTGAGCCATAGCTTCTACTTGTAATACTCCTGGCATTACAGGGTTTCCTGGGAAGTGACCTAGGAAGAAGTGCTCATTTAAAGTGACATTTTTTACTCCAGATACGCTCTCTTCATCTAAATGAATGATCTTATCGATCAATAAGAACGGATATCTGTGAGGTAATATATTGGTGATTTGGTTGATGTCCAGTACGGGTGGTAAACTAGGGTTGTACTTAGGGACATTGTTTTTGTTAGAGCTCTGCATCGCTTTTTTAAGCTTTTTAGCGAAAGCTACGTTAGCCGCGTGGCCAGGACGTGCCGCTAAAATCTGAGCTTTAATAGGTCTACCTGCTAGTGCAAGGTCTCCCATAATATCTAACAGCTTGTGTCTTGCAGGCTCATTTTTATATCTAAGCTCTACGTTATTTAAGATGCCTTCTTTTTTAACTTCCACTTTGGGTTTGTTAAACAATCCGGCAATACTTGCTAATTCTTCATCTTTAACAACTCTGTCTACTACTACAATGGCATTGTTTAAATCACCACCTTTAATCAGGTTGTTTTTATGTAACATTTCAAGTTCATGTAAAAAACAGAAAGTTCTACATGAGGCAATTTCTTTTTCGAACTGGCTGATGTTCGTTAATGAAGCATGCTGACTACCTAAAACAGGAGAGTTGTAGTCAATCATTACTGTAACTCTATAGTCATCTAAAGGTAAAGCAGCAATTTCTACATCTCTTGATGCATCTCTATAGAAAATACTGTCTTGTACTTCATAAAAGTCTCTCAGAGCATTTTGCTCTTCGGTACCAGCTTCTTTAAGGATATCTACAAACTGCTGAGAGCTACCGTCCATAATAGGAGGCTCTGGCCCATCTAGCTGTATAAGTACGTTGTCTATTTCTAAACCTACTAACGCGGCAAGGGTGTGCTCTACCGTGTTTACTCTAGCGCCACTCTGCTCTATGGTGGTACCACGAGATAAGTCTACTACGTTATCTACGTCAGCATCTACTATAGGCTGGCCTTCTAGATCTACTCGTTGAAATTTGATTCCATGACCTGGTTTGGCGGGAAGGAATGTCATGTTGGCTTGAACGCCTGTATGTAATCCTACACCAGATAATGTAACCGATTTTTTGATTGTTTGCTGCTTGATATTCATTATTTTTCTTGAAATGTCGGCAAATTTAGTACTTTTTCTTCAAGTTGCTTTAATCTGACATTTAAATCCGGGAGATTTTTAAAAATTGCGTAGGTCTTGTAATAGTCTTTGTAGTTAAAAGCGGGGCTACCCATGAGTTGAGCGCCTTCATCCTTGATATTCTTTCCTAATCCTGCCTGTGCTCCTATAGATGTTTTATTGGCTAAAGAGATGTGTCCGGCTATACCTACCTGGCCAGCTATCACACAGTTTTCTCCCACTTTGGTAGATCCGCTTACACCAGTTTGTGCCGCGATCACGGTATTATTGCCAATCTCTACGTTATGAGCTATTTGAATAAGGTTATCTAATTTTACTCCATCTCCAATTTTGGTGGCATCGCCATAGAAGGTAGCACAGTCAATAACTGTATTTGCACCAATATCTACATGATTGCCTATTTTAACATTACCCATTTGAGGGATGGTCTTATAAGTGCCATCTTTTTGAGGGGCAAATCCAAAACCGTCACTTCCTATTACGGTGCCGGAGTGGATAACACAGTTGTAACCTACCTTCGTATGAGGGTAGAGCTTTACGCCTGCGTTAATAATGGTGTTGTCACCAATTTCTACGTTATCTCCAATGTAAGCATGAGGGTAGATTTTAACATTATTTCCTATTTTAACATTGCTGCCAATATATGAAAATGCTCCTCTGTATAAATCTTCTCCGGCGGTGCTGTTCTCACCTATAAAAGAAGGTTGCTCTATGCCTGATTTTTGGAAACTTATAAACTTGTGATATTCTTCGAGTAGAACTGTAAAACAGCTGTATGGATCTTCTACCAAAATAAGGGCGGCATTCACCTCTTTCTTTGGCACAAAACCTTTTTTAAGTATTACTGCACTAGCCTCAGTAGTGTATAGGTAGTTTTCGTATTTGGGATTGGAAATAAAAGATATATCGCCCTGCTTTGCATTCTCAATTTTAGCCAACATACCTATCTCCACACTACCATTTCCTACTACTTCGCCTTCTAAAAGTGATGCAATCTGATCAACCGTAAACTTCATTTAAATGGGATAGAATGGTTAATTTCTTTTCACAAAGATACATTTTTAGGGCAGCATAGATAGTATTTTTTGACAATTTTACTCATGGCCTTAATATTAGGTAAGTCGGCTGCCTCTGCAATGTCTATTACCTTTCCTTTTTTAGTGAGTATGTTTATGGTTTGTCCTCCCGCTATGTAAGCTTTATTGGTTACTTCACCATGTGCGAAGAAGTATCTGCTGTCTGTTCTTAGTACATTATAGCTCTCTGCTATCTTGTTCCTCAATGACTTTAGCTCTTCTTTACTAAGGGGCTCATTGGTAAGCTTAATCTTGAATAATTTCCTGTTAAGCAAAAACTTGCTGAGCTGGCTAAGGATCTTATCTTCATGATGTTGCCATACTTTTATGGCACCCCAAATATCATAATCATCCAGCTGACCAAACATGATGAGAAGATCGTCATTTTGCTGAAAATCGTCTAATGTGTATTGGTGCGTTAGAAAATGTTTGAGCGCAGGAGTTGCAAATACATCATGGCCGCTCATGGCTAAATCTTTAGCCCTGATGATCAGGTTAATGAGCATTTTTTCGGCGCTGACAGAAGCTTTGTGAAGATAAACCTGCCAATACATCAAACGCCTGGCATTAAGGAAGTTCTCTATGCTGTAAATTCCCTTTTCTTCCACTACAATGTTGTCATTCACCACATTGAGCATGCTAATGATTCTCTCCAAACCAATGGCTCCCTCAGACACTCCGGTAAAGAAACTGTCTCTTTTCAGGTAATCCAATCGGTCCATATCCAGCTGGCTGGACACAAGCTGGTGGAGGAATTTCTTGTGGTAAGTGTTTTGAAATATTTTGATGGCCAAAGACAGCTGGTTGTCAAACTGTTCATTTAAATATTTCATAAAGAGGAACGAGATACTTTCGTGCTGAATACCGTGCAGAAGACTGTATTCTAAAGCATGCGAAAATGGCCCGTGACCCATATCATGAAGTAGAATAGCTATTTGTACGGCTTCACTTTCTTCATCTGTGATTTCTACACCTTTGCTTTTTAGGCTCTCTAAAGCCTGAGACATCAGGTGCATGGCGCCCACAGCATGATGAAATCTGGTATGTAGGGCTCCGGGATATACTAAATCAGTTAACCCGAGCTGCTTAATCCTTCTTAACCTCTGAAAAACAGGGTGTTCAATAATATCGAACACCAGCTCACTTTTTATGTTAATAAATCCGTAAACAGGATCGTTGAAAATTTTCTTTTTATTCAATCTAATCTATGATTATTGCGTTACGATTGTAAAAGAAGTTTTTAATTTGAGTAAAAAACCAATGTATGCAAAGATATAATATTTTGTGGGCCGACGACGAGATTGACCTATTAAAGCCCCATATACTTTTTTTAGAGAATAAAGGATACGATATAACCCCGGTAAATAGTGGCGCAGATGCCATGGAAAAATGCGAGCAACAGCATTATGATGTAGTGTTTCTAGATGAAAACATGCCTGGTATGACAGGACTTGAGACATTAACGCAGATAAAAAGTATGAAGCCTAACCTACCCGTGGTAATGATTACCAAAAGTGAGGAGGAGCTGATTATGGAGGAGGCTATCGGGGCTAAAATTGCTGACTACCTTATTAAACCTCTAAATCCAAGTCAAATATTATTGTCTGTAAAGAAGATATTGGATAACAAGAGGCTGATTACTGAGAAAACGAACCTTAGCTATCAGCAGGAATTCCGAAATATCAGCATGGCATTTGGTGACAATCTTGATCATGAAGAATGGGCAGAGATTTATAAAAAGCTTGTATACTGGGAGTTAGAAATAGATAAGACTGAAAATAAGAGCATGGCCGATGTTCTCTTTATGCAGAAAGATGAGGCTAACAGTCAGTTTACTAAATTTATAAAAGAGGAATATGAAGACTGGCTCAATGATGCTGATGTTGAAAAGCCTTTATTGTCTCATATGCTTATGAAGAAAAAGGTATTCCCTCACCTCAGTGACGAGAGGCCTGTTTTCTTTTTAGTGATTGACAACCTTAGATATGACCAATGGAAGGTGATAGAACCCGCCATAATGGAATATTTTACTGTAGAGGAAGAAGATAGTTATTATTCTATACTGCCAACTACTACCGCATACTCTCGTAATGCCATATTTTCTGGAATGCTACCTGAGGAGATGGCTAAGAAGCATAAGGACCTTTGGGTGGGTGAAGATGTAGAAGAAGGAAAAAATAACAATGAGGACCAATTCTTAGAGCGCCAGCTGAAAAGAAATAATCTTGATATAAAATTTAGCTATCATAAAATTAAGCAGATAAGCGAAGGTAAGCAGCTGGTAGATAACATTAGAAATCTGGCTAGTAATCAGCTTAATGTGATTGTTTATAATTTCGTAGATATGCTTTCTCATGCCAGAACAGATATGGCTATGATCAGAGAGCTGGCACCCGATGAATCCGCTTACCGATCTATCACCAAATCCTGGATAGAGCATTCTCCACTTATTGAAGCCATCAGAAATATTGCCGACGCTGGTGGTAAACTTATTATTACTACTGATCATGGTACTATCAGAGTAAAAAGACCTTTTAAAATTGTTGGTGACAGAAATACTAATACCAACTTAAGGTATAAACAAGGTAAAAATCTTGGGTATGATGGGGGTGATAAAATTATGGAAGCCCTTAAGCCTGAGAGACTTCACTTACCTAAAATCAATGTTTCTTCGACGTACGTGTTTGCCACAGAAGATCAGTTTTTCGCTTATCCTAATAACTATAATTATTACGTGAATTACTATAGGGATACCTTTCAGCATGGAGGAGTTTCCATGGAGGAAATGATTATTCCAATTATTTCACTAAATTCGAAATATGGTGGATAAAGCTTCTGCAGATTTAAGCATAACTTATGCTAATCTGGAGGAAATTGAGAAGGTTGCTCAGCAGATAATTTCATTTGCTGATCAGGATAAAGTGTGGATTTTTGAAGGCGAAATGGGAGCTGGAAAAACCACGCTTATTAAGGTTATATGCGAGCAGTTAGGTGTGGAAGATGTAGTGAATAGTCCTACATATGCCATAGTTAATGAGTATCAAAATGGTGAGGGCGAAGTGTTCTATCATTTTGATTTTTATCGACTAAATAGCCTGGAAGAAGCAATGGAAATTGGCACTACGGAGTATTTCGATTCTGGTGATTATTGTTTCATTGAGTGGCCTTCTAAAGTAGCGGAGCTTTTGCCTGATGACATTTTAAAAATTCAGATAAGTATAACTGAAGATAATAAGCGGTTAATTGAAATAACCAGGTATGAGTAAGAAAGAACATAGAGGGTTTGCGGAGTTGGTAAAGGAATCCAGCTTATCCCCACAGGAAAAATTGATGCCTGTAAAAAACGGTACACATTCTTTTTTTCTAGGCCTACCTAATGAAATATCATTACAAGAACGTAGGATAACACTAACCCCTGACTCTGTGGCCCTTTTGGTAAACAATGGCCATGAAGTGTGGGTAGAAACTAAGGCCGGTCTGGGCTCCAAGTTTACTGATAAGGACTATAGCGATGCCGGCGCAAAGATCGTTTATTCGGCAGAGGAAGTTTATAAGGCGGAAGCTATTTTAAAAATAGAACCACCTACAATAGAGGAAATTCAGCTCATGAAGCCAAAGCAGATATTGATATCTGCCTTGCAAATGGGAAGTCAGTCACCTGAGTATATCAAAGCCTTAAATCAAAAGCAGATCACCGCTTTAGCCTTCGAATATATAGAGGATAAAGTAGGAGGGATGCCTATTATTCGTGCCATGAGTGAAATTGCTGGTAATACAGTAATGTCAATAGCCGCTGAATACTTAAGCAGTAGCAATGGCGGCCGTGGAGTGATAATGGGTGGAGTTACAGGGGTACCGCCGACCAAGGTTGTCATCCTGGGAGCTGGTACTGTCGCTGAATATGCTGCTAGAGCCACCATAGGACTAGGAGCAGATGTGGAGATATTCGATAATCATATTTATAAACTCAGAAGGATAAAACA
This genomic interval carries:
- a CDS encoding bifunctional UDP-3-O-[3-hydroxymyristoyl] N-acetylglucosamine deacetylase/3-hydroxyacyl-ACP dehydratase, whose translation is MNIKQQTIKKSVTLSGVGLHTGVQANMTFLPAKPGHGIKFQRVDLEGQPIVDADVDNVVDLSRGTTIEQSGARVNTVEHTLAALVGLEIDNVLIQLDGPEPPIMDGSSQQFVDILKEAGTEEQNALRDFYEVQDSIFYRDASRDVEIAALPLDDYRVTVMIDYNSPVLGSQHASLTNISQFEKEIASCRTFCFLHELEMLHKNNLIKGGDLNNAIVVVDRVVKDEELASIAGLFNKPKVEVKKEGILNNVELRYKNEPARHKLLDIMGDLALAGRPIKAQILAARPGHAANVAFAKKLKKAMQSSNKNNVPKYNPSLPPVLDINQITNILPHRYPFLLIDKIIHLDEESVSGVKNVTLNEHFFLGHFPGNPVMPGVLQVEAMAQIGGILVLNTVPDPENYWTYFLGIENFRFRKMVLPGDTLVIKCDLLAPIKRGIAKMSGRGYVGNTLVCEGTMTASIVRKDS
- the lpxD gene encoding UDP-3-O-(3-hydroxymyristoyl)glucosamine N-acyltransferase, encoding MKFTVDQIASLLEGEVVGNGSVEIGMLAKIENAKQGDISFISNPKYENYLYTTEASAVILKKGFVPKKEVNAALILVEDPYSCFTVLLEEYHKFISFQKSGIEQPSFIGENSTAGEDLYRGAFSYIGSNVKIGNNVKIYPHAYIGDNVEIGDNTIINAGVKLYPHTKVGYNCVIHSGTVIGSDGFGFAPQKDGTYKTIPQMGNVKIGNHVDIGANTVIDCATFYGDATKIGDGVKLDNLIQIAHNVEIGNNTVIAAQTGVSGSTKVGENCVIAGQVGIAGHISLANKTSIGAQAGLGKNIKDEGAQLMGSPAFNYKDYYKTYAIFKNLPDLNVRLKQLEEKVLNLPTFQEK
- a CDS encoding HD domain-containing protein; translation: MNKKKIFNDPVYGFINIKSELVFDIIEHPVFQRLRRIKQLGLTDLVYPGALHTRFHHAVGAMHLMSQALESLKSKGVEITDEESEAVQIAILLHDMGHGPFSHALEYSLLHGIQHESISFLFMKYLNEQFDNQLSLAIKIFQNTYHKKFLHQLVSSQLDMDRLDYLKRDSFFTGVSEGAIGLERIISMLNVVNDNIVVEEKGIYSIENFLNARRLMYWQVYLHKASVSAEKMLINLIIRAKDLAMSGHDVFATPALKHFLTHQYTLDDFQQNDDLLIMFGQLDDYDIWGAIKVWQHHEDKILSQLSKFLLNRKLFKIKLTNEPLSKEELKSLRNKIAESYNVLRTDSRYFFAHGEVTNKAYIAGGQTINILTKKGKVIDIAEAADLPNIKAMSKIVKKYYLCCPKNVSL
- a CDS encoding bifunctional response regulator/alkaline phosphatase family protein is translated as MQRYNILWADDEIDLLKPHILFLENKGYDITPVNSGADAMEKCEQQHYDVVFLDENMPGMTGLETLTQIKSMKPNLPVVMITKSEEELIMEEAIGAKIADYLIKPLNPSQILLSVKKILDNKRLITEKTNLSYQQEFRNISMAFGDNLDHEEWAEIYKKLVYWELEIDKTENKSMADVLFMQKDEANSQFTKFIKEEYEDWLNDADVEKPLLSHMLMKKKVFPHLSDERPVFFLVIDNLRYDQWKVIEPAIMEYFTVEEEDSYYSILPTTTAYSRNAIFSGMLPEEMAKKHKDLWVGEDVEEGKNNNEDQFLERQLKRNNLDIKFSYHKIKQISEGKQLVDNIRNLASNQLNVIVYNFVDMLSHARTDMAMIRELAPDESAYRSITKSWIEHSPLIEAIRNIADAGGKLIITTDHGTIRVKRPFKIVGDRNTNTNLRYKQGKNLGYDGGDKIMEALKPERLHLPKINVSSTYVFATEDQFFAYPNNYNYYVNYYRDTFQHGGVSMEEMIIPIISLNSKYGG
- the tsaE gene encoding tRNA (adenosine(37)-N6)-threonylcarbamoyltransferase complex ATPase subunit type 1 TsaE, with translation MVDKASADLSITYANLEEIEKVAQQIISFADQDKVWIFEGEMGAGKTTLIKVICEQLGVEDVVNSPTYAIVNEYQNGEGEVFYHFDFYRLNSLEEAMEIGTTEYFDSGDYCFIEWPSKVAELLPDDILKIQISITEDNKRLIEITRYE
- a CDS encoding alanine dehydrogenase, with protein sequence MSKKEHRGFAELVKESSLSPQEKLMPVKNGTHSFFLGLPNEISLQERRITLTPDSVALLVNNGHEVWVETKAGLGSKFTDKDYSDAGAKIVYSAEEVYKAEAILKIEPPTIEEIQLMKPKQILISALQMGSQSPEYIKALNQKQITALAFEYIEDKVGGMPIIRAMSEIAGNTVMSIAAEYLSSSNGGRGVIMGGVTGVPPTKVVILGAGTVAEYAARATIGLGADVEIFDNHIYKLRRIKQALGRQLYTSTIDSATLARSLKQADVVIGALRPEKGRNRYVVTEEMVAEMKPDSVIIDLSIDQGGCFETSEQTSLKDPVFRKFDVIHYCVPNIASRVAHTATNALSNIFTPTILRAAEEGGMEDMIFTHKWFMRGVYTYKGSLTNEHIARKFHMKHKDLGLLMAARF